The nucleotide sequence ACTTCGCCTGCGTGTCGTCGAGGTGCTGCAGCGGGAGGTACGACTCGCCGGTCTTGCGGTCGACGAGCGACGCGAACCGCTGGACGAACGTGCCGCGGCGGGAGTCCTGGCCGGCCAGCCGCACCGGGCGGCCGTCGAGCAGCAGCGCCCCGAACGCGGTGATCTCGGCCGTGGCCCAGTCGATGCCGCCCTCGGTGAGCGCCTGCGCCCGGCGCTGCACCTGCGGCAGCACCTTCGGGTGGACGGTGAAGCCGTCGGGCACCGTGAGGTAGGCGTCGGCCACCCGCTTGAGGACCTCGGGCGTCGTGGCCGTGACGACCTCGCCCTCGGGCGCCGGCTTGTCGGGGTAGCTCGGGACCGTGGTGACGCTGGTGGGCGCGGTCTGCCGGGTCTCGGCGAACACCCGCTCGAGCTGCTTCTGGTAGTCGAGCAGGACCTGCTCGGCCTCTTCGATGGTGATGTCGCCGCGGCCGATCAGCGCCTCGGTGTACAGCTTGCGCACCGGCCGCTTGGCCTCGATGAGGTCGTACATGAGCGGCTGGGTGTAGCTGGGGTCGTCGCCCTCGTTGTGGCCGCGCCGGCGGTAGCAGACCATGTCGATGACGACGTCCTTCTTGAACGCCTGCCGGAACTCGAAGGCCAGCCGGGCCACCCGCGTGCACGCCTCGGGGTCGTCGCCGTTGACGTGGAAGATCGGCGCCTGCACCATGCGCGCGACGTCGGTGGAGTACATCGACGAGCGCGACTGGTCGGGCGAGGTGGTGTAGCCGACCTGGTTGTTGACGACGACGTGGACGGTGCCGCCGGTGCGGTAGCCGCGCAGCTGCGAGAGGTTCAGCGTCTCGGCGACCACGCCCTGGCCGGCGAACGCGGCGTCGCCGTGCACCAGGATCGGCAGCACCGGGAACTCCTCGCCGCGGTCGAGGATGTCCTGCTTGGCCCGCGCGATGCCCTCGAGCACCGGGTTGACCGCCTCGAGGTGGCTCGGGTTGGCCGTCAGCGACACCTTGATCTTCGAGCCGTCGAGCGCGGTGAACTCGCCGTCGGCGCCCAGGTGGTACTTGACGTCGCCGGAGCCCTGGACGGTGCGGGGGTCGATGTTGCCCTGGAACTCGCCGAAGATCTGCGCGTAGCTCTTGCCGACGATGTTCGCCAGCACGTTGAGCCGGCCGCGGTGGGCCATGCCGATGCAGGCCTCGAGCAGCCCGGCCTCGGCGGCGGCCTCGACCACCTCGTCGAGCACCGGGATGAGCGACTCGCCGCCCTCGAGCGAGAACCGCTTCTGCCCGACGTACTTGGTCTGCAGGAAGGTCTCGAACGCCTCGGCCTGGTTGAGCTTGAGCAGGATGCGCAGCTGGTCCTCGCGGGCGGTGAGGTCGACCGGCTTCTCGACCCGCTCCTGGATCCAGCGCCGCTGCTCGGGCTCCTGGATGTGCATGTACTCGATGCCGACGGTGCGGCAGTAGGCGTTGCGCAGCACGCCGAGGATGTCGCGCAGCAGCATGAACCGCTTGCTGCCACCGAACGAGCCGGTGGCGAACTCGCGGTCGAGGTCCCACAGGGTGAGGCCGTGGGTGCTGACGTCGAGGTCGGGGTGGGTGCGCTGCTTGTACTCCAGCGGGTCGGTGTCGGCCATGAGGTGGCCGCGCACGCGGTAGGCGTGGATCAGCTCCAGCACCCGGGCCTGCTTGCTGACCTCGTCCTCGTGGCTGTGCGGGACGTCGGTGGCCCAGCGGATCGGCTCGTACGGGATGCGCAGCGCGCGGAAGATCTCGTCGTAGAAGCCGTCCTGGCCCAGCAGCAGCCCGTGCACGATGCGCAGGAAGTCGCCGCTCTGGGCGCCCTGGATGATGCGGTGGTCGTAGGTGCTGGTGAGCGTCATGGTCTTGGAGACGCCCAGCCGGGCCACCGTCTCGGGCGCCGCGCCCTGGTACTCGGCGGGGTACTCCATGGCGCCGACGCCGATGATGGTGCCCTGGCCCTTCATCAGCCGCGGCACCGAGTGGACCGTGCCGATGGTGCCGGGGTTGGTCAGCGTGATGGTGGTGCCCTGGAAGTCGGCGACCGTCAGCTTGTTGTCGCGCGCCCGGCGGACGACGTCCTCGTACGCGGCCCAGAACTCGGCGAAGGTCATGCCCTCGGCGCGCTTGATGCTGGGGACCAGCAGCTGCCGGGTGCCGTCGGACTTCTTGGTGTCGATGGCCAGGCCGAGGTTGACGTGTCGCGGCTTGGCCAGCGCGGGCTTGCCGTCGATGTCGGCGTAGGCCTGGTTCATGTCGGGCATCTGGTGCAGAGCTTTGACCAGCGCGAACCCGATGACGTGCGTGAACGACACCTTGCCGCCGCGGGACCGGGCGAGGTGGTTGTTGATGACGATGCGGTTGTCGACCAGCAGCTTGGCCGGGACGGCCCGCACGCTGGTGGCCGTCGGGACCTCGAGGCTGGTCTCCATGTTGGTAACCGTGCGGGCCGGCGCGCCGCGCAGCGGGACGATCTCGGGCTGGTCGGCCGACGTGTCCTGCGGCTGGGCGGGCGCGGGCTTGGCCGCGGCCTTGGTGGTGGTCGCGGTGGCGGCCTTGGTGCTGGTCGGGGTGCTGGCCGGGGCCGGGGCGGCCTGCTTCGCCGCGGGCTGCGCCGGCGCGGCGGCGGGCGTGGAAGTCACGGTGGTCCTCGCGGGGGACGTGGCAGTGGCGGTCGGTGCGGAGGCGGGCTTCGTGGCGGTGGCGGTACCCGGCGGCGCGGTGGGAGCGGCGCCGGCGGCCTTGCGCTCGGCGAAATACTCCGCCCACTGGGGGTCGACACTGGAGGGGTCCTCGAGCCAGCTCTCGTAGAACTCCTCGACGAGCCACTCGTTCGGTCCGAATCCCGATTCCGGGCCGGTAGGGGCCACTGTCGCGTTCGCCTTCTTCCGTTCGAATCTGCGCGGCTGCTCTGGTACAGATTAGTCGCGCTCCCCGACTCCGCGCATCGGCGCCATCGTGGCCTAGATCACGCGGTGGCTCAAGTCGACATCCGGTCCGCCCGCCGCGGCGGGTCGGGGGCATCCCTGACCGGTCCCGGAGATGCGCGAGCGGGCCTTCTGCCCGCGTCAGCGCGGCCGTTACGCTGGCGGCGAACCAGCCATCCGGAGGCGTCGTGATCGACCAGTACGTGGCTCAGCTGCGCCGCGAGGTGCGCGGACCACTGCTGCCCCGGCGCAGCATGATCCGCGAGCTGCGCGACGGCCTGCGCGACGCCGCCGACGCGCACCGGTCCGACGGCGCCGGCGCCGCCGAGGCCGAACGGCTCGCCGTCGAGGAGTTCGGTCCGGTCCAGGTGGTCGCCGCCGGCCTACGCGAGGAGCTGGCGGCCGTGGCGGCGCGCTACCTGGCCGGGCTGATCGCCGTCCTCGGGTCGGCGCAGTTCGCGCTGTCGACCTACACGTGGACGACGGCGGCCGCGGCGCAGGGCTGGCCGGAGCCGGCGCCGTGGTACGGCCTGCTGTCGCGCGCCGTCGACGTCTCCAGCTTCGCGTTCATCGGGCTGGCCGCGCTCGCGGTGCTGGCGCTCGGACGCGGCGCCCGGCGGCTGCCGACCCGCCGGGTGGTGCGGGTGATCGCCGTGGTGACGCTGGTCGACGTCGTGCTGCACGTCGTCAGCGGCGCCGTGCTGAGCGCGTACGCGCCGGCCAGCGTGAACGAGTGGAACGGGCCGGAGCTGGTGGCGATGTCGCTGCTCTCGGTGGGGTCGACCCTGTGGATCACCTGGCTGGCGGTGAGCTGCCTGCGGCTGACGTCACGCCGGGCCGAGGATGGCGTTCATGACGCTGCTCATCTCGCTCCAGGCCTGCTGCTGCGCGGCTAGGTAACCCTTGCCGTCGCGGGTGATCTCGTACGTGCGCCGCTTGCGGCCGCCGACGGTGTCCCAGGAGCTGCGCAGGTAGCCCAGCCGCTCCAGCCGCCGCAGCGCGGGGTAGAGCGTGCCGGTGGGGAGGTCGACGGCGCCGTCGCTGCGTGCGTGCAGCGCCTCGGAGACGCCGTAGCCGTGCAGCGGCCGGTCGCGGACGACGGCGAGGATCAGCGCGTCGAGGTTGCCGCGGAGGGCGTCGGCCTTCATGTCGGTAGTCTACGCATCACCATGTAGCCTGACTACAGGTAGACAGTCAGATCTACCCGCGGGAGGGGCGAGGATGAGCGTGCTGGACGTGTCGCGGCTGCAGTTCGCGCTGACGGCGATCTTCCACTTCCTGTTCGTGGTGCTCACGCTCGGGCTCGCGCCGGTCGTGGCGTTTCTCCAGACCCGCTGGGCGATCACCGGGAAGGAGATCCACGAGCGCCTGACCCGCTACTGGGGCCAGCTCTACATCGTCAACTACGCGATGGGCATCGTCGTCGGGCTGGGCATGGAGTTCCAGTTCGGCCTGCACTGGAGCGGGCTGATGACCTTCGCCGGCGACGTGTTCGGCGCGCCGCTGGCCATCGAGACACTGGTCGCGTTCTTCCTGGAGTCGACCTTCCTCGGCATGTGGATCTTCGGCTGGGGCCGGCTGAACCGCTGGGTGCACACGACGCTGATCTGGCTGGTGGTGCTGACGGCGTATCTGTCGGCGTACTGGGTGATGGTCGCCAACGGGTTCCTGCAGGACCCGGTCGGGCACGTGATCGAGGACGGCGTCGCGCGCATCGACGACGTCGGGGCGCTGCTGACCAACCCGCAGGCCGTCGGGGCGCTGCTGCACATCGTCCCGGTCTGCCTGCTGACCGGGAGCGTCGTCATGGTCGGCATCTGCTCGTGGCACTTCCTGCGCGGCACCCCCGACGTCGACTTCTTCCGCCGCTCGCTGCGGGTCGCGGTCGTCGTGGGCGCGGTGGCCGCCCTGTTCGCCGTCGGCAACGGGTTCGCGCAGTTCGGCCACCTGACCGAGGGCAAGGAGCTGGCGCTCGGCGGGTCGGCGGTGGAGCGGGCGGAGTTCCAGGTCGAGATGGAGGCGCTGCACGGGCCGGGCGACTGGACGCCGCCGACGTGGGTCTCGTTCACCTGGCCGCTGATGGAGATCAGCGGGATCATGTACATGCTGGTCTTCTTCGGTCTGCTGCCGTTCCTGATCAAGAACGCCTTCGACCGCGCCCGCCCGGCCTGGCTGCGCCGGTTCTGGCACCGGTTCTACGTGTGGACGCTGCCGTGGCCGTTCGTCGTCGTGGCCTGTGGCTGGCTGCTGCGCGAGGTCGGCCGGCAGCCGTGGGTCGTCTACGGTGAATTGACCACGGCCGAGGCCGTCTCGTCGCACTCGGCCGGCACCGTGCTGGCCAGCCTGGTGGTGTTCGGCACGCTGTTCGCGACGCTCGCCGTGCTGGACTGGTGGCTGATCGCCCGGCTGGCCCGCCGCGGCCCGCACGACCTCGTGCTGGGCTCCGACGGCGCCGGCCGCGAGGATGCCGAACCCGAGCTCGTGCTCGCGGAAAGGAGCTGACGTGGACGTCCTCTGGCTCGGGCTGCTGGGGCTGCTGCTGGCCGGCTGGTCCGTGCTCGACGGCGCCAACCTGGGCCTCGGCGCGTCGCTGCGGCGCATCGGGCGCAGCGGGCCGGAGCGGCGGCTGCTGCTGACCGCGATGGGGCCGTTCCTGCTCGGCGGCGAGGTCTGGCTGGTCGCAGCGGCCGGCATCCTGATCGGCGCGTTCCCCGGGCTGGAGAAGGACCTGTTGTCGGCCTACTACCCACTGGTCGTCGGCCTGGTGGTGGCCTGGGTGCTGCGCGACATCGGGGTCTGGTTCCGTAGCCGGCGACGCTCGAAGGGCTGGCAGACCGGCTGGGAGACCGTGGTCGTCGCGGCCAGCACGGTCATGCCGTTCGCCTGGGGCCTGCTGCTGGGCAACGTCGTCCAGGGGGTGCCGACCGACGGCCGGCCGGGGGTTGAGACACTGTTCGGGCCGTATTCACTGTTGTGGGGGGCCGTCGTGGTCGCCGTGTTCACGCTGCACGGCGCGGTGTTCGCCGCGCTGAAGCTGCCGCGTGGCCGCCGCACGCGCGCCGCCGGTACCGTCCGCAAGGCGGCCGCCGCCGCGCTGGCGCTGCTGGCCGCCACAGGAGCCGCCACGCCCGCGTTCAGCGTCGAGCTGGCCCGGCCGCTGCCGGCCGCCGTGCTGGGCGTCGTCGCCGTCGCGGCCGTGGTGCTGGCGACCCGGCTGTTCGACCGCGAGCGCGACGGCTGGGCGTACGCCTGCACCGCCGTCGCCGCGGCCGCGCCGGTGCTCGCCGCCGGGCTCGCGACGACGCCACGGCTGATGGACGGCCTCGCCGCCTCGGGCACGCTCGACCTGCTGGGCGCCGTCGTCGTGCCGCTGCTCCCGGTGCTGCTCGCCGTCCAGGCGTGGATGTGGTGGACGTTCCGGCACCGCGTCGGCGTCGGATCGGCGGTGTTCTTCTGAACCGTCTCGCCCGCCGGCTGCTCGCCGCACTGCCCGCCTACCGCGTCGTCGCCCTGGTCTTCACCCTGCTGGCGGTGGCCGCGGCCGTCGCCATCCTCGTGCAGGCCGAGCTGCTGGCACGGCTGCTCGCCGACGGCGTCCTCGACGGGCGGTCGGCGGGCTCGGTCGCGGGCTTGCTGGGGCTGCTGGCCGGCGTGTTCGCCGTCCGGGCCGGGCTGTCGTGGGCGCAGCAGGCGCTGGCCCAGCGGTCCGCGGCCTCGGTCAAGGCGTCGCTGCGGCGGCAGGTGCTGCGGCGCACCCAGGAGCTCGGCCCGGGCTGGCTGTCCGGGCAGCACACCGGCGGGCTGACGACGACGCTCGGGCGCGGGCTGGACGCCCTCGACCCGTGGTTCACCGGCTACTTCCCGCAGCTGTTCCTCGCCGCGGTGATCCCGTTCGCGGTGCTGGTGCGCATCGCCGTCGCCGACCTCGCGTCGGCGGTGATCATCGTGGTCACGCTGCCGCTGATCCCGGTCTTCGGCGCGCTGGTGGGCATGTCGGCCAAACGGGCAACCGAACGGCAGTGGCGGGCGCTCGAGCGGCTGGGCGGGCACTTCCTCGACGTCGTGGCCGGGCTGCCGACGCTGCGGGCGTTCGGCCGGGCGAAGTCGCAGGCCGAGCAGGTGCGGCGCATCGCCGACGAGCACCGCTCGGCCACCATGCGCACGCTGCGCATCGCGTTCCTGTCCGCGCTGGTCCTGGAGCTGGTCGCGACGCTGTCGGTGGCGCTGGTCGCGGTGCCGGTCGGGCTGCGGACGCTCGACGGCGGGCTGGGCCTCGAGACCGCGCTGCTGGTGTTGCTGCTCGCGCCGGAGGCGTACCTGCCGCTGCGGGCGCTCGGGTCGCAGTTCCACGCGAGCACCGAGGGGCTGGCCGTCGCGGAACGGTGCTTCTCGGTGGTCGACGCCGAGGGCGGCAGCCCGCGGCCGGCGGGGCCGACGCCGGCGCCCGACGCCCGCGCGGCCGTGCGGTTCGAGAACGTCACCGTGCGGTATCCGGGGCGGTCGGAGGCGGCGCTCGACGGCGTCTCGCTCACCGTCGCCGCGGGGGAGCGGGTCGCGCTGGTCGGGCCCAGCGGCGCCGGGAAGTCGACGCTGCTCGGCGTGCTGCTCGGCCTCGTCACGCCGACGTCCGGGCGGGTGCTCGTCGGCGAGACCGACCTCGCCGCCACCGACCCGGACGAGTGGCGGCGGCAGCTGGCCTGGGTGCCGCAGCGGCCGCACCTGTTCGCCCGCACCGTCGCCGAGAACATCCGGCTCGGCCGGCCCGGCGCGACCGACGACGAGGTCGTCAGGGCCGCGACGCTGGCGCACGCCGACGAGTTCGTCGACCGGTTGCCGCTCGGCTACGAGACGCCGCTGGGCGAGCGCGGCGCCGGGCTGTCCGCGGGGCAGCGCCAGCGCATCGCCCTGGCCCGCGCGTTCCTGCGCGACGCCCCGCTGCTGCTGCTGGACGAGCCGACGGCCGGGCTCGACGCCGGCAGCGAGGCGGTCGTCGTCGAGGCGACCGCGCGGCTGATGGCGGGCCGGACGGTGCTGGTGGTCGCGCACCGGCCGGCCATGGTGCTCGACGCCGGCCGGGTCGTGACGCTGGAGCACGGCCGCGTCGCCGGGCCACTGGCCGCGGAGGTGAGCTGATGGTGCGGCGGCTGGCCGGCCTGCTCCGCGCCCACGTGGGGCGGCTGCTCGTCGCGGTGTCCGCGTCGGTCGCCACCGAGTTGGCCGCGCTGGCGCTGATGGGCACCGCCGCCTGGCTGCTGGCCCGCGCCGCCGAGCAGCCCCCGCTGGCAGCCTTGTCGCTGGCCATCGTCGGGGTGCGGGCGTTCGCGACCGGTCGCGGCGTCTTCCGCTATGCCGAGCGGCTGGCCAGCCACGACGCCGCGCTGCGGGCGCTGGCCACGCTGCGTGGCCGGGTCTACGACGCGCTGGTGCCGCTGGCGCCGTCCGGCCTGCCCGCCTACCGCAGCTCCGACCTGCTCAGCCGCATGGTCTCCGACGTCGAGGCCGTCCAGGACCTCGTCGTGCGGGTGCTGGTGCCGGTGAGCACGGCGGTCGTGGTGGCCGCCGTCGCGGTCGGGGTCACCGCCGCCGTGCTGCCGTCCGCGGCTGTCGTGCTGGCGGCCGGACTGGCGCTGGCCGGGCTGGTCGTGCCGCTGCTCATGGTGGCGACGGCACGACACACCGCTCGGCGGCTGGCGCCGGCCAGGGCCGAGCTGGCCGCGCACCACACCGATCTCTTGCAGGGCAGCGCCGATCTGGCCGTGTTCGGCGCGACGGCCGCCGCCCTGGCCGATGCGGAGGCCGCGAGCGAGCGGCTGGCCCGGCTGGAGCGACGCACGGCGCTGGCGACGGCGCTCGGCGGTGCGGCGTCGATGCTGGTCCAGGGCGTGACGACGGTCGCGGTGACGGTTCTGGCGCTGGGCGCGCGCTCCGACGGCGGGCTGGCCGGGGTCATGGTGCCGGTGGTCGCTCTGGTCGCGCTGATCTCGTTCGAGCCGGTGCTGCCGCTGGTGCCGGCGGTGCAGAAGCTGCTGGAGTCGCGGTCGTCGCTGCGCCGGGTTCTGGCGGTGCTGGACACCCCGGCGCCGGTGGCCGAGCCCGGCGCCGACGCCCTGCCGGCGCCGTCGGGCCCGGTGACGGTGACGGTGACGCTGCGGTCGGTCTCCGTGCGCTACCCGGGGGCGACCGTGGACGCGGTCGACGGGGTGGACCTCGCGCTGACGCCCGGGAAGCGGGTGGCCGTCGTCGGGGCCAGCGGGTCCGGCAAGAGCACCCTGCTGGCCTGCCTGATGCGCTTCATCGAGCCGTCGGCCGGCACCGTCATGCTCAACGGCGAGGACGTGCGCCGCTACGACGGCGACGACGTGCGCGCCGTCGTGACCGGCGTGACACAGGACGCGCACCTGTTCCACACGTCGATCCGCGAGAACCTGCGCCTCGCCCGGCCGTCCGCCTCCGATGACACCTTGCTGGCCGCGCTCGGGACGGCCCGGCTGCGCGACTGGGTCGAGTCGCTGCCCGCCGGGCTCGACACCATGGTCGGCGAGTCCGGCGGCCAGGTCTCCGGCGGGCAGCGGCAGCGCCTGGCGCTGGCCCGGGCGCTGCTGGCCGACCCGCCGGTCGTGCTGCTGGACGAGCCGACCGAGGGCCTGGACCCGCAGACGGCCGACGACCTCATGGCCGACCTGCTCGCCTCCACCCGCGGCCGGACGACGGTCGTCGTCACGCACCGCCTGGCCGGGCTGGACGCCGTCGACGAGATCGTGGTGATGGACGCCGGGCGGGTCGTGCAGCGCGGCACCCACGCCGAGCTGGTCGCCGCCGACGGCGCCTACCAGGACCTCTGGTGGGCGTCGCGGCCCGCGCTGGCGGAGTAGCGCCGGGCGGGATGCGGTGACGGTGCCCTTTGCAATGAGCACCAATACGCACCACCCCGGCATAACACCACCCCGCCGGTGGTGCGTATAGGTGCTCATTGCAAAGCGGGCTGAAGACGGCTTCCGGCCTCCGGTGACGCGGCGGGTCAGCTCGTCGTCTTGAGCGCGCGGGAGAGGTCGGCCCAGAGGTCCTCGACGTCCTCGATGCCGACGGAGAGCCGCAGCAGCGACTCGTCCACCGACGTGCTCTCGGTGGGCCAGCTCCGCCGCCGCTCCAGCGACGACTCGACGCCGCCGAGGCTGGTCGAGTGCACCCACAGGTCGACCGCCGCCACGACCGCGTCGGCGCCGGCCGCGCCGCCGGCCACCTCGATGGAGCACATCGTCCCCGAGCCGGGGTAGCGCACGACGTTCACCGCCGGGTGGGCGCGCAGCCGCGAGGCCAGCTCCGTCGCGTTCGCCTGGGCCCGCTCCAGCCGCACCGACAGCGTCCGCAGGCCGCGCACGGCGAGGTAGGCCTCCATCGGGCCGGGGATCGCGCCGTGCAGCCGGCGGTGCGCGTCGAGCCGCTCGTACGCGTCGTCGACGTTGGTGACGACGGCGCCGAGGACGACGTCGGAGTGGCCGGCCAGCAGCTTGGTGACGCTGTGTACGACGATATCGGCGCCCAGCTCCAGCGGCCGCTGCAGCAGCGGCGTCGCGAACGTGTTGTCGACGACGGTGAGCGCGCCGGCCGCGCGGGCCGCCGTGGCCACCGCCGCGATGTCGGCGACGTCGAGGTTCGGGTTGGTCGGCGACTCCAGCCACACCATCGCCGCACCCTTCGCCGCGGCCGCGATGCCGTCGGTGTCGGTGACCGGCAGCTGCCGCAGCGTCAGCCGGCCCTGGGCGGCCCGCTCGCGCAGCAGGTCCAGCACACCCAGGTAGGCGCAGTCGGGCGCGACGACGACGGCGCCCTCCGGCAGCAGCGACATGACCGCGTCGGAGGCGGCCAGACCGGACGCGTAGGCCAGCGCGCGGCCGCCCTCGAGGTCGCCGAGGGCCGACTCCAGCGCCGCCCAGGACGGGTTGCCGTAGCGGCCGTAGCCGACCTCGCCGCCGGCGTGGAAGGTCGATGCGAAGGTCACCGGCTCGTTCAGCGGCGCGTCGGCCGCACGCTCGGGACGGCCGGCGGTCACGACGCGGGTGATGGGGGAGTGCGGCATGCCGCCAGTATCGGTCACGGCGTCGTGGCGGCCAGCGTCAGCGTCACCGTGGCCGTGCGCTCCTCGCCCGGCGCGATGGTGACCTGGGTGCCTGTCGTCGACCGCACGCCCGCCACGCCGGCGTCGGGCCAGCTGGTCGCGGGCTCCAGCGCGAGCACGTACGCACCGGAGTACCACGGGAAGCCGGCCCGCCCTCCGGCCTCCAGCCAGTACCACGCGTGCGGCATCAGCGACGTGTCCCAGGTGAGGTCGGCCCGCAGCCCCAGCTCGTCGTTGACGATGCCGGCCCGGCCCTCGGCGAAGCCGTCCAGGAACGCCAGCCGGCTGACCCCGGACCCCGGCGCCGGGACGCGGTCGAACCCGTCGCCGGGCCAGGCCGCCGGCGTCGCAGGGTCCAGCCAGACGGTCCGCGCCGCGGTCTCGATGCGCGCCGCCGGGCCGACCAGCGGAGCGCCGAACGCCGGGTGCTGGCTCCACATCACCTCGACCGGCTCGGCGCCGTCGTTGCGTGCGGTCTCCGTCACCGTGACCGCGGGGCCGTCGACCTCGATGCGCTTGACGATGGAGAACGGGCTGCGGACGAGGTCGGTGCGCAGCTCGACGGCGCTCGGACCCGTCGCGGTCCAGTCGTACGAGGCCAGCCACGCCTCGCCGTGCATGCCCCACTCGACGCCGTGCTCCTGGCTCGGCGCGCCGGCGTTCGGGAACACCGTCTGCCAGCCGCCGGGGTAGGCCTGCATCAGCAGCGCCTCGCTGCTGCCCACGGTGACGTGCTCGCCGTGCGGGCGCAGCCCCCACCGCGTACGCCACATGACGTCGACGTCGATCGGGCGCCAGCGCACCGACGTCACGTCGCCGCCCTTGCCGGGGACGACGTCGACGCTCAGCTCGTCGGACGTGAGGTGGACGATCTCCCAGCCGCGGTGTGCGGACACGCTCGGTTCGGTCACGGCACACACCCTAGGGTTCCGGGTGCCGGGCGTCATAGCGCAGGAACCGCCGCTGCGTGACCGCCAGCATGCTCACGATGACGATGCAGGCCAGGCCACCGATGATGGCCGCCCACGCCTCGGTGCTCAGCTCGGCCAGCGAGCCGAGCGCCAGGTCGCCCAGCCGCGGCCCGCCCGCCACGACGACGATGAACACGCCCTGCAGCCGCCCCCGCAGCTCGTCGGGCGTGGCCGCCTGCAGGATCGTCATCCGGAACACCGCGCTGACGGTGTCGGCGGCGCCGGCCAGCACCATGCAGAACACCGCCGGCCACAGCGCCCAGTGCACGACGCCGTCCTCCGGTCCGGTGACGACCAGCAGCACCAGGCCGAACGCGATCACCGACAGCGCCCACGCGATGATCGCGACCACGACCGCGAGGCCCTGCCGGCGCACGTGCCCCAGCGGCCCGGAGAACAGGCCGGCCAGGAACGCGCCGACCGCCATCCCGGCCACCAGGATGCCCACCGTCGTCGAGCCGCCGCCCAGCACCGCCGCCGCGACCGCCGGGAACAGCACCCGTGGCATCGCCAGCACCATCGCGCACAGGTCCACGATGAACGTCATGCGCACGTTCGGCCGGGTGCGCAGGTACGACAGGCCCTCCAGCACCGAGCGCAGCCCGGCCCGGCGGACGCCCCGCTGCGGCGGCATCGGCGGCAGCGCCAGGAGGGTCGTCAGCGCGAACGTCAGCAGCACCGCCTCGATGCTGTACGTCCACCCGTAGCCGACCGAGTCGATCAGCACGCCGGCCAGCAGCGGCCCGATGGTCAGGCCGAGGCTCATCGACATGCTGCCCAGCGCGTTCGCCGCCGGCAGCAGCGGGCCGGGCAGCAGCCGCGGGATGATCGCCGTCCGCGCGGGGGAGTTCACCGCGAAGAACCCGTTCTGCACCGCGACCAGCCCGTACAGCAGCCACACCTGGCCGAGGTCCAGCCAC is from Jiangella alkaliphila and encodes:
- a CDS encoding MFS transporter; the encoded protein is MRRLLLDLTPLKVSVPYRRLWIGISLSGIGTHLTTVAVGLQVYDLTGSTFNVGLVGLFALAPLVALGLYGGAIVDAYDRRRVVIVSSAGLLLVATGFAVQAWLDLGQVWLLYGLVAVQNGFFAVNSPARTAIIPRLLPGPLLPAANALGSMSMSLGLTIGPLLAGVLIDSVGYGWTYSIEAVLLTFALTTLLALPPMPPQRGVRRAGLRSVLEGLSYLRTRPNVRMTFIVDLCAMVLAMPRVLFPAVAAAVLGGGSTTVGILVAGMAVGAFLAGLFSGPLGHVRRQGLAVVVAIIAWALSVIAFGLVLLVVTGPEDGVVHWALWPAVFCMVLAGAADTVSAVFRMTILQAATPDELRGRLQGVFIVVVAGGPRLGDLALGSLAELSTEAWAAIIGGLACIVIVSMLAVTQRRFLRYDARHPEP
- a CDS encoding aldose 1-epimerase; its protein translation is MTEPSVSAHRGWEIVHLTSDELSVDVVPGKGGDVTSVRWRPIDVDVMWRTRWGLRPHGEHVTVGSSEALLMQAYPGGWQTVFPNAGAPSQEHGVEWGMHGEAWLASYDWTATGPSAVELRTDLVRSPFSIVKRIEVDGPAVTVTETARNDGAEPVEVMWSQHPAFGAPLVGPAARIETAARTVWLDPATPAAWPGDGFDRVPAPGSGVSRLAFLDGFAEGRAGIVNDELGLRADLTWDTSLMPHAWYWLEAGGRAGFPWYSGAYVLALEPATSWPDAGVAGVRSTTGTQVTIAPGEERTATVTLTLAATTP